The following nucleotide sequence is from Apium graveolens cultivar Ventura chromosome 4, ASM990537v1, whole genome shotgun sequence.
TGGCTGCGATTGGAAAAGACCTCACTTAGCGATGGGCGTCGGGTCACTTCGGGGCCAGATATTACTATCCCCGCCCCCACCCGGACTTCAAACCTAATCCCCGTCACCGGCCTATTTCCCATCGGGTACTATGTATCATTCCCATCCTCGGCCCAAACGAGGAACGAGGATTTCCGCGGATAAACGGGAATATTTTATTTCaatcaaaattttattaaataattttttcatgcaatatatagaaaaaaatagcaaaaatttaatattaaattacaAATTCTAATAATTTTGTCTTTTAATACATGAAATATTTATGTAAAATAAAAGTAGATTTGTAATATTTTTCACTCTGACCTTATACTTTGAAAAAGATGGTATCTAAAAACAAATTTAACAACATAGAAGATGCAATTGTCCCTAGAACTTACATATTTTTTGAAGATAAATaagaatatataaatatattgtaGAACATGAAAAATCGGGCCGAGGATCGGGTCGGGTAGACATAAAAAACCGCCTGTAGCCCATCCCCGGGTTTTTTTTGAAATCGTCCCCATTTCCCGACCCTTACCCGCAAAATTTCCCAAATTCTCACCACTTTAGGTGCGGGAATCGGGGCGGGATCGGTCGGGCCGGAGTCAAATGCCCATCCCTACTCGGTGACTGTAGACACACTTATTCATAGATAGTTATGTTAAATATGACTCTTAAATGTGGCCCTAGAAAAAACGGATAAAAAAAATGGATACGTTATTTACTAATTTATGTATTTGGTAGTCCAAAAATTCAGCAAAATCAATCAATAAATGTGTTTGACTCCGCATAGACTTGAAATTAGTTATAATGGACAGATTTTTGTAATCGATTAAGTCCTTTACGATCTGTATATATACACACCGCAATTAATACAAGTCTAAGcctatttttttattattaatattgaaattaaagatttttttatatatttatattttcatTAATCTGCTAAAATAATATTGTTCAACATTGGAGCTTTAGGTATTCTATGaacttctttttttcttttttttatataaCTTTATCTTACAAAAAATTAAGATTTTCATAAGATTTTTCTAAATGACaatcattaataaataatctTTACGAAATGACCAAGGAGATTTGGAAATTGATACTCAGATGCTTTAGATATATGCATGGAGGCGGAGACATCTTTGACCAAGTATTGACAGTGATTGTGAATCACTAAAGAACATTTCCTAGACGATATAATCATTGAAAATGAGTTTTTGTTGTTATCGAGTGTAGTTTTTAACTTCTTATATAGGTTGCAAGTTGTTCGATGATTTGTCTTCCTCCTTGAGGTTGTCATTTTGGAGGCACTGTCACCCTTACTATTATTAGTAAACTTTTGAGGCTTTCTTAAAgtagtttatattttattttaaagaaCCCATATGACTTGCCTTTAAAACGCCATTTCTTGATTAAAGTTGTTTAGTATAGTTGCAAGCAGAACTTATTTTTTACGTAAAAGTTATTGAGAATGTTTCTGAAATTCAAATTATGGACCGTTAAGTGTTCAGTGATGCATGATATATAACTTACGTATTAAATTACCAATTGTTAACAAACAAGACAAGCAAAATAGATTTAATATATTTTCCTATTACAAATATCATTGGTAATCagggctgtcaaaaaaattcgaaaaatacGATTTTCGTTCGAAAAATCCGCATTCGTATCCGAGAAAAAGCGGACATTATCCGTATTCgagaaaaagcggatattatccgtatccgaattcgGGATATTCGAATCCGGAACTAAAAATCATTCAGGTGCAGGGGTGTAGTACGAAAATAGAGATATTTGACCTATAAAAATATATCGTGATTCAGGTGCAATAGGATACAACATATATCAAAATGTTTAAATTATATTACATATATTAAAATCCATTAAAACTAGCAGTTTCAATTAAATAAACCAATTAGTCAAATATATACACATATCGAAAATATCCAATTGTAGTTTATAGCCAATATAGACATTTAACCAGAAGAATCTGAGGCCTCGAATGAAGAGTTTGCGTTGCGATAAGTCTTGATCGGCGACTGATCGGACGACATTGAGAACGTCGAGGTAGCAAACGGCGGCGTTTTGAACGATGTCGAGGAGCTGGTCGGAAGTGAAGGAAAAGATGATTTTGCGAACGTCGGTGATGGAGAGATCGAAGATTGGTTGGAGAAGACCGTTTTCTTCGAGGTTTCGCTTCTTTGTTAGATCCATTCGTGTCAAAATTGGGGGAATTTGATTAAAATTGGAGTGAAATTAAAAACCCTAGAATTTGTTAAAATTGGGGGTGTTATTTTTTGGATCCACAGACCACGTTATTGACACCCAAAGCCTACATGCGACAATTTTGGATCATGCACAAATTAAAGTTTTGGCTCAAATTGACAAAAGAATAAATTAAGCTGGTAAAATAAGATTGAGTTTGGGGCATCAAAAGGAGTGCAAAATGAAAAACAAAAGGGACTCGCGATAATGAACCAATGAACGAAATTTTTTACGGTATAGGTAAGTCATGGGTTGAAGTATTATATCATTGTTTATTGTTGTCTCGCTGACTGTTACTTACTTTTATATATCATTATTTACATATAACACACATATTTGTGCACACATATAAGCCGGAGGTCTTTTGAGGAAACAATCTCTTTATTCTTTGGAACGAGGGTAAGGCTACGTACGATATACCCTCCCGAGACACTTCTCTGCCCTAGACGATATTATTGGGTAAGATTGATTGACTGTTATTAATAACCAACCATCCAAAAAATTTACTTTTAGATATCTCTACTCCAAGTATTTGTAACAACTTTTACTTTAAATAACAATGCTAAACATCTATTTTTAATGCCCTTTTGCATTGCTTCAGGAGGCTAATAAGGGAGAAGCATATTATTTGGGGGTTGGGATATTATTAAAGAATTATTAAGCAATTCAAGACAACCGGTGTTTAAGTCGGACAACTTTGATTAATAACTTTTCAAGACAACCGGTGTTTATATCGGACAATTTTGTTTAATAACTTTCCAAACAGCTTAGGGCTCCGATGCTAAAATACCCATTGTGGGTGCTCTTAATGATAAGTGATATCTGTTAAAATTaatgaaaaaaaatattatttaggACATAGATATCTTAAAGAGAAAGTGTTAACAGTTAACAATCTATATAGGGACAGAGGGTAATAAGTAATCATGCATTCAGTTCTTCACTTCCGTGTTTTGTTATTCAATTTCTCTGAAAAATCTGCCTAATACTCTTATGTCTGTAAAAGCCTGCTCTCAAAATGTCTTAGCCTATCCGTAAACAGAAAAATAATGCTAGCCCAAACAGCAATATTTACATCTGGTTCGCGAATGGAGCCTAACTGCCTAAGCCTAGTGCCTGAGACAATGCACCTTATTAGATATCTTCAAGACAAGTCTAGAGTTTGGATTGATTCACCTCTTGATATATGCCACTTTTGTAAGTGACTTGTATTTGGAATGATATGTGTCATGTGACAATTACATCTCTAAATAATTCTatcataaataaattaaaaatacaaTATTTTCATTAAAAAAAACTAAAACAGAAAGAGTATTTATTTGACACTACACACAATGAACTAGTGAAAGAAAGCCTAAAATTGAATGTAATCTATCCAAAAAGGCATCACTTCAAAATCTTTTGATGTCTTGAATAACCACCTGCGCAGAGTTCCGTCCTGGGGCACCCATTACGCCACCTCCAGGATGTGACCCACTTCCACACAAATATAATCCTCGCAATGGAGTCCTGTAATTTGACCTGTACCCACAGATAGGATAGTCCATATTATTCTCCAAATGGAAAATCTGAAACTATGTCAAATGTCAATTAACATCTCATGTAGGCTGTAGCATTACCATCCTTTTACAGGCCTCATTAGAAAGAGAGAATCTAGTCCCATGGCACCATGGAAAATATTTCCTCCTGTAAAATAGGTATCCGATGCTTGTAACAGGGAAATGGAAGAATTCCAAGAGAATAATCATATAAATTGGTTGGTCTCCTAGTTCTAAAAATTCAAAAAACTTAGCGAGGACCTGGTATTTTTTTCCAGTCAAACCAGAATAAAAAACTGACAAAATGTTTCATACAATATGACTACCACAGAAAATCTAAAGTAAGCTCCTCTCCAGTGTGCTAATTTAACAAAACAATACTCTTCATGAGCACACACATATGCTTACAAGTGAAATGAAGTATAGAGATGATTTAGAAGGTTGAAGAAGGAACACCATTTCTGGTAGTATGTTGCATGATCAATATTATCATATCCAGTTGGTTAAAAAAACATATTTAACAATTTTCGAATTATAATGGTTTCTTAGCTATATTATGTGATAAAACTGTAGTTAGTACGATACAAGATACAGATCAAATCAAGTGTTCATGCTCAGGAAGTAGAATTAGTATACCTGTCAAGCCTATCTCCCTTTCAAGGTCTGGTGGGGTCAACATGTCATAGCCAATCACCGATGAACTGAAACCAGGGGCATACTCTTCAATTAAAGTGAAACATCTTTGTGCAAATGATTCCTGCAGCAAAACAAGCAGTTACTCATCTATGATCTATCTGTAGCTTATACAGGGAGGTTCCAGTGCCAGCAGAACCATATATGATAACAACCTATTTGTGACGATATTAGCCAGCAATATAAAACATATCAAAGGTTGAGAGTTGACAAGCTGTAGAAGTTTCTGGTAGGATATTTTTTATCTTGGAATTTTAATTTCACAAAATATATACTCACCCTGTATGCAGGGTCTTCCCAGCTGCCATCAAAAGGCTTATATGGTGTGTACTGAACAAACAAGTTTATCACATGCTTTCCTATGAAGGTACAGGTGAATTGATTGCAATAGTTAGTATCAGTAGATTTATCTGAGCAAAACCAATGTAACTGTCAATTTTAAAGCTGGGATATACGAACTATCACAATAAAAGATAAATTACTCCCGATTTCCGAATAAACTAATACTTAACAAACCAGGAAAAACTACATTATTGGTGTTGTGGTGTGTGTAAATTTAAGTTACACGCCACACGTGATGCTTTATACTTTAAGTGAGTTTTTTACTGTCATTTGTGAAAATACTGTCTTTTGCCTTTCTGGCAGTTTCTAAAGAATATATCTTTTTGACATTCCAAAAGAAAATCAAAAAATCCAACTTCATAAACTTTAACATTTTCAACATTGTGTAAAGGCAGTGGATTTCCCGGACAGAACCTCTATACTCCTAGGAGTAATGTTGAGTCACGTCAAACCCTTTGGAACATACTGGATATATATAGTTTGGTTTGGTACAGATGATTTAAAAAAATGACTTCGATATATTTTAAGTATCCCAATGACATGCGAGTAAGGTTCACCTGACCCCTTTCCTTATCAATAGCAAAGCGTTATATTAATTATCATTGTCGAAAGGGTCACAGGTCAATACTTTGCAGCTCGTACAGGAAATTATGAGTAGGATTTCAGGTCATACATAAAGAGGAAAGAAATAGATAGTTTATCAGCCAAAAGAAATAAAATTTAATGGGGTGCATAGAAAAATATGTGAGTTACACTGTGAAAAAAGGTATGAAGTACCGGGGGGAGAAATTGTCTTGTCCAAGACAGAAGGAATCGTCATCTCAATAACAGGCCTCCTGGATGGTAAACCATTTACGGCATCTTGACAGGCAGAGTCAATATCTTCCATACTAACGAGAGAAAAAGTATGAGTAGAAGTCTTAGCTTAACTAGATAGATAGAACTAAAATCAGGCATACACTGTTGATAAAAGTATCAACTGTCAAGACTTATTATACATCTATAGCATATACAGTTCacccatctctctctctctctctctgagaGCATTTCCCATACTTGCAAGCAAAATAATTTCTTGAACACAAACACAAATACTATAGCAAACCTCTCAGAACCAATGTGAATTGTTCCCACATGTTGAGGACCAGAACTGGGATCACCCAACTTGCAACAATTAAACTTCGGCAAGCTGTCAACAGCTACATTGATTTTGGTAGTTGCCTGTTCCAGCAAACACAGAACCTTTAATGTCTAATAGCCCATATAAAGCATCAAGGGACCAAAGATATGTACATGGTTACCAGTTTATTAACATCAGTTATGTCACAATAATATTAATCCAGTTTCTATATAATTCACTGCATTCAAAGTATAAAAGTGAAGATGTACTGTTTACTTTTACAGGATATATGATGCTATATATTACGACCTTTCGATCATGTCTGCTAAAACTGTAAGTTGGAATGATAAGACTACACTATCTCAAATAGTCAAATGGAAGGCACAGTTTTTTGAACTTCAAAATTTAGTCTGAGGGTTAAAATTAAATGTATTTTGTGTGTTTGCGTGTGGGTGTGGGTGGATGTGCAGGTGCGGGTGTGTGGGCATGGGCGGGCGCTTGTATGCGCTCAAGTACATGCACTCCTTTTATATGCCAAAAACCAAATTCATGGATATTTAAAATAAGACTGAGGGTGTAGTATAATAGATTATATCTATTGATGGACCAATATATAGCCCAGAAGTCAAAAAGTGATATCTTAAACTGTAACAAGATCCACATTGCATTTACTAATCACAGATAAGTAGATACCCATGCATAGCGAAGTTACTATTGCACCACGGCAAATGACTTACTAAAATATAGGCAGCCTCTGACATATTCAGAGTAGTGAAAGGAAATTTGGACCTAATAAACTTACGGAGCTATAATCAGAGTTCTTGATAGCAGAAACAAATTCATCAGGAAGAATGCTTTTCGGTACTAGTTCCTGTTACAGAAAAAGATAACCTATTACAATCCAGATAAAAATATCAGGTGAAATGCAAACACTACTTCACTAAAAGTCAACTTATGGAAATTAAATAGTATACCATAAAAGTTTTGTACGGCGTAGCATTTGACAAAACAACAGAAGAACGCACTTGTGTTCCATCAGACAGCAGAACCTGTAAAGGCCGCCAATAATCCCATGCATTATTGATGCGAACATGATATATTTGTTAGAAAATCAATGAAAAAGAAGCTAACCCCGTTTACTGCGCCAGAATTCTCAGTTGTCAACTTTGAGACCTGATCAGCAATATTTAGATGAAGAAAGAGGTATTCACATATAATAAAGTCAAAGCATAATTTACTGATAAACTTGAAAAGTTAAAAGATAGTTTGACAAGTTGCAACAAAGAACAAAGTTCCCCGCTCCTTATCTTAATCTAAGCTATAACAAAAATGAGCCACATCTGCTAACACATTTCACTGCCTCAGTTTTCAAAGAAAACAGCAGAAACAGATAACTATATAATGTAGTCATCTGAAACCTATACAATCATTGCATTGTTTTCAAGGAAGTAGCCAATTCGTATGAAAATTGAATGCATAAATTGCATTAGCTAGCCACAATAGAAATTACATAGTTACTCGTCTTTTGGCAACACTTGAAGGGTTGGGAAAATATTGACCTGCACAAATAGTTGACAGTCTATATGCTAGTTACCGCCTAATCATGTATGTGATACAGAGATCGGTAAAAATCTATTCAACAGTGATAAATTAATTATAGGAAAGATCTTTCAAGCGCATGATAACTCAGACTAAACAAAGTACAAAAACAAAGGCCAAACACAATCAGGACCAACATCATCAAGAAGATTTATAAAATTACTTTTCATTCACGAAACCCCGAATTTAGGATTATCAAATGTTATGAGATAGTTTAAACAGTTTTCCGGACAAGACATCAATTATAGACTTGAAAATCTCAATTTAGAgcaataaaattttaaaaaaaaatagaagaCTGAAAAGATTGTAAATACTCAATTTTATATAAAGTCAGATCCCCGTAAAAGAAGATCTGGTATATAGCGTGAAATATTATCCTTCAAGCtatgataaaaagattaatttGAAGGTCCTACTACCCATGCTTATGCCACAAATCTCCAGATCTAGCTTCTTATTCCCTAAAAGATATACCAAGGCAACTTTACGAATCAAATCATGAACAAATATTTCTCCTTCCAGTAGAAAGTTTTTTGCAGAAACTAAAAATAACCGAAATATTTTTTAGTGAAACCAATCAAACTACCGCTTCTTCCCCAATTTAAGGAAAGAGATATGACTACCACGTTTTAGGATCTTTTGGGTTATAAAGACGATATCATGTTTTCTCATTTCTGGCAACTTCGTCTCAGTAATGGATTATAGCTTTTAAATTACTAACAATAAGCAAATATTTAAATGCATGTGTGCCTCTGACaaactgtatatatatatatatatcttattttttaaaatcaaaataaaagtGGTTTGCTATTTTTTTTCTCAATGAAGACTGAAGAAGCATGGAATACATCAAACAAGCGAAAGATGTACAAATTAGTTTTGACTGCCAGACGGATGAAATCTTGAGGAAAAACTATCTTCAAATAGAATACCTCTGCATTGGTCACTATAGTAGCCCCAGCTTCACTGGCGGCATTACTGATTGCACGGGATATCGAGCCCATTCCACCTTCAACATACCTGCAAATTACATAAGTTGCAAATTTTTGTGGGATGCGTTTAATGAATGGCCAAATACATGGTTCAGTGGGAAGTGTAAAAGAACACTCCAAATATAAGTGAAAAATTAAAGCGTTTAAAATTGAATACAATGACAAATCGAAAACAAATGTTCATCTTGATTTATAAACATGTATAATTCTAAACAGAAAATTATGCAGACTTAGGTTACACATTCACAGTAGAACCATAtcataataaataattaataacaaTGTTTCTATCCCCGCATTAATATTGACACACACATAACTGAGGCAACTGTCAGGCTCAAGAGGTGAAAATTGCTCAGAAGTAACAAAGAAAGATACCATCTAAAAAGCTCACAACAGGAATCTACCACAGCAAAGTAAGATTAAAGGCTTATTGTCTGAGCTAAAATGGGAACAAGTAAACACAGTTTACTTGCTGTAACTGAAATACATACGACCAAATTCCCTTATCACCGTCAGTTTCTCCCATCATGTGATGTAGTAGAACATATCCACTCCCAGATGCATGGACACTTGACTGCAAGACAAAAGTAGGGAAGAGATAACATGCTGTCAAATATTAACGATAATGGTGACATGAGCATTCTTAGGTCATCAAGATGACATCATAAAGTGCTTGGTTACTGTAGCAAGAATAGCCACCAAGTTTCATTTTTACTATATAATGAGGCTCTTGCCTCCTTTGTAATATGCAGTAgacaatatataatatatacattTTCAGTTCTCTGCCTTTCTTTCTCTCCTCTCTGCTATGATCCCTTTAATACATTCTTAGCATTCAGAGCGGGAGTAGAGAGGAGGAGCTTTTCAGATGAAGCTTGTTGTTTTTCAAGGAAAACACAAGCTGCCCGGAACCAGACTTATATTTTTGAAACAATATTCCCACAAGACATGATCCAAACCAAGATCTGAATACATGTCAGTGTATAGCTTTAAGGGGCTACTCACTGGTTAAAATCCAGCTTGTAAACACCACCACACGCGCTGTTACACGCGGCACGTGGAGACCTTACAAGGCAGATTCTGACCAGTCTTCTTAAGGGAAGGCTGATTCATCTCCTCCAACCAATTCAACCCATACAACGACCTTAAAATTTTGGCGAGTTCATCCTCAAGATGCAAAAGGAGCAGCAGTAGtagtatatatactgatatatacgCACAGTTCACTGACACAAAATCAAAGCAGCAGAAGTAGTGTATGTAGACAGAGCAGATACATACACACAGTTCACTGCCATGACCACAAAGCAGCAGAAGTAGTGTATATAGATACGTACACACAGTTCACTGCTATATCTTGCATTCATTCTCGTAGAAGCAGATATCTCCGGACAATAATCAGTTCAAGGACTGATTGGTGACATAGCCTAAAATGTACTTCGTGGTCTCGAAGTCGAGGCCCGGTATACCCAAAATTCTCCAATAATTATCCCAAGATAGGTCAACTCCAAGATGGGACAATCTCAAGATGGATCTTCAACTCCAAGATGAGTCAATCCCAAGATGGATCAATCCTAAGACGGGTTTGGCTGGACGCTAAGGTTATGCTTATGGGCTCCTAGTGTTCCACTCTTCAATCCCAAGATAGGTATTTCATCCCAAGATGGGATTTCGAGTGAGGGGGCGTGTCAAATATCAACAATAATGGTGACATAAGCATTCTTAGGTCATTCTTAGGTCATCAAGATGACATCATAAAGTGCTTGGGTACTGTGGCAAGAGTAGCCACTAGTTTCATTTTTACTATATAATGAGGCTCTTACCTCCTTTGTAATACGCAGTAgacaatatataatatatacattTTCAGTTCTCTGCCTCTCTTTCTCTCCTCTCTACTATGATCCCTTTTATATATTCTTGGCATTCTCATATAATCTGAGACATGCAAAACTAGCAGAACCACTATTATAGTACAATAGCATGTTACATTAACTAGGATAGGCTGTTAGGCAATTTTTGGTGTTCAACTGTACGTGAAAAGAATGAGACTACAAGGTTTTGTGAAGATTTAAAATCAATCTGAGGTGTTCTTCACA
It contains:
- the LOC141717824 gene encoding uncharacterized protein LOC141717824, whose protein sequence is MWRRSFSTTVLNDKKWDALVIGGGHNGLVAAAYLARSGLSVAVLERRHIIGGAAVTEEIIPGFKFSRCSYLQSLLRPSIISELDLGRHGLKLLKRNPSSFTPCLDGRYLLLGSDKELNHSEISKFSQRDAEAYPRYENQVESFCKFIDPLLDSSTPESLQGDSSFSSRMKNKLHKSDFWAHFMRRALFLGQKEMVDFMDFLVAPASKVLNNWFETDVLKATLATDAVIGTVSSVHASGSGYVLLHHMMGETDGDKGIWSYVEGGMGSISRAISNAASEAGATIVTNAEVSKLTTENSGAVNGVLLSDGTQVRSSVVLSNATPYKTFMELVPKSILPDEFVSAIKNSDYSSATTKINVAVDSLPKFNCCKLGDPSSGPQHVGTIHIGSESMEDIDSACQDAVNGLPSRRPVIEMTIPSVLDKTISPPGKHVINLFVQYTPYKPFDGSWEDPAYRESFAQRCFTLIEEYAPGFSSSVIGYDMLTPPDLEREIGLTGGNIFHGAMGLDSLFLMRPVKGWSNYRTPLRGLYLCGSGSHPGGGVMGAPGRNSAQVVIQDIKRF